The DNA window ATTATACTCTACAATTTTACATTACGTAAGGTTTTTTTGAAATTATTGACGAATCAGGGGTTATTTAAACCAGAGCAGAGCATAGCATAGCATCCCTAAAACTAGAGAATTATCATTTCAATTATCCGAATTTTGTAAGAAGTGAAACGgtcaaaatatttaattatgatccCTCAAAACATTAGTATAATAATAAAACGTAAAAAGCACTCAAAATTTTCCACAGAAATTGAACAAATGGTCACTCAGGTATGGCGACAAGTGCCGGCCGCCAAGCCCTCCTCAACAACCGTTGCCGAAACGTCACCGACAGCGCGCGGGCCCCACCACCTCTCCTACCTCCGCCCCCCGGCATCAGCCTCTCTCCAACACTCTCCGAAGCCCTCTCGCTAAACGACGGCGGCGACGACACGAACAAATCCTTCAGCTTGTGGCTGACGGCGACGGAGGCCTTCTCAGGCGAGCGCTCTTCAATTTTGCGATCGAAGCGAGGTGGCAGCCTCCTGCGGCCGGCCGGTCCGTTTCCGCTGCGGGTGAGAAGCATTCGGAGGGTTgtgcggcggcggaggtggatTACCGGGCTGGTCGTCGGGCTCCGGGTAGGGCTTCCGGTGACGGCGCATTGGGTTGCTAAGAACTTGAATTTCTGCATAGAAATTGATTGGAAAAGAAACTAATTTGGGGATTGGGGAATATTCAGGTGGTAAACTGAGATCTGCGCACTCTCTAGTAAAAGTAGTACTACTCACCCCTTTTATAATGGAGAGTTAATGTGTTTTTTTATAGGATTTCTTCATAGATGAATATATACAGAATACCATATTTTGATTACTAGGATTTTATGTATTTcgataatataattaaaagttAAATACATCTCCAAATTTTGATTACTAGGATTTTATGTATTTCGATAATATTATTGAAAGTTAGATAATTATGAATTTGATCTCCTCTATTATTTCTCCATCCACGACGCGGAAAGAACAAAAAGAATTGTACATAATATTCCAAATATTGTAGTTTCACTCATTGATTGTAAGAAACAAAAGAATCACCGTGCAATCATAGATGGAGCATTGCAGAAAATGGTTCATGGCCTctgataaatttataaatttcagaatatttttattattaagttttaaaaatattatttcatcCCGTCAAAAAAATTGTCCACTTGTACTCCAAAAATTCAATTATAGAATATTAAATTTGGATTGAATAACAAAGTAACAAACTCATACATCCATTCATATACTTCTATACCAAAAgtgttaattttaattttttaatcacaaaattaaaaactataattcctaaaaattaaaaataaatatatttatagagtgataaatttgaattaaaaataataatttgtgtAAGCCCTGCAGCCCTACCCGGCCGTGGTGCCATACCTCTCTTTCACATTAAAAAAAGCCCTAATGGAATGAAGGCAGAGAGGGCTACTAATAATATCTTTATTGGAAATGGTTGTCTATTTGTTAATGAGAAACGCACCAAACTATGATAGTGTCACATAAGACGACACATTACTCATTTGAATCTTTGGGGTTCTTCTTTTTCGTACTTTAATAATTTGTGTGTAATCATTACTATGCAAGATTGTGATTTTTAGCAATACTATGCAAGATTTTCACACTAAAATTATAGATGACAATATTGACAATGATAATGGTAAAATAGCTGAtgatatggattgaaacaacgAATTTTACATTAAACTTTTTCTGAATATAGTTAGGAGTGCTTTTCTATCACTATAAGATattaatgataataaataatgatgTTTGGTTTGCTTTCTCTTAGTTTCTTTTGCCTTAGTTTAATGGTCTTGTTAGCCTCTGGATGCCCGTTAATTACCTTTTATTGTTGACACTAAAAAAGTTTGCTAGCTCGAATAACTTTTGTACTTAGTTTTTTCGCCTTGTAAATTTATGGCCATCACTCATGGTTTGagctttttatttttataaaaaaagtcaACTTCATAGAAAATCTAACAACATTATAAGTTTTGCGGTTGAGAAATTGTACATGATAAATCAGATGAATGACATGAGTACGAAAGAAGTCGTAACAAATCTTTGGATCTTGTTAGTTACACGTTATGGTATTGAGTAAACACATATGCCAATGGCAACAAAACAAGTTTATGTTACAATTCTATACTAAAAATAATTGTCATATTAGTATAAATGACAAATAAATATCTTTAATATAAAGACAAAAGTCTAAACGTTGTACCTTAAAACTTAAAGGATTTGATTAATAAATTTGCTCAGCATTACATATAACTATTggtagtatttttctttttagcaaTATTCGTATGTACCAAAAATGTAACGGAGGGCTTGTTTAAGATTTTTATAGAATGTTATTGCATGAAAAGAAAATACAGAATAATAAGATTATTAAGAAATTATCTTAGAACCATCAAAGTGATAGGGCCCTCGATCCTGTGAATCTCGTCTAGCAAATCTCGTCGAAGATCATCTCCAATATTTTAgcgtatattttattttagctacttatctctatttattttccatatcttttgtaatcttttattttaattatctttcttgattagcaagatatgtttagggtttagaattctataaCTTATAGAATTCTCTAGTATTttgattcattgagaaataaagttaattacttattctcattcccggttctggcgaaaatcgccccctagcacctcaactagggtttatcttgttcttcataaATGGGCGAGTGCTCTATTACTGATCGATAGGATACAACAtcctatcaattggtgcttccaTTGATATACTCTTCTCCCACCACAAACCATCTCATCCGAagttttctaaaaaaaaaaatttgaagtcACGTCATATCACCCCAATCTTCCCCACTCATTCACGACAC is part of the Salvia splendens isolate huo1 chromosome 22, SspV2, whole genome shotgun sequence genome and encodes:
- the LOC121786394 gene encoding uncharacterized protein LOC121786394 codes for the protein MQKFKFLATQCAVTGSPTRSPTTSPVIHLRRRTTLRMLLTRSGNGPAGRRRLPPRFDRKIEERSPEKASVAVSHKLKDLFVSSPPSFSERASESVGERLMPGGGGRRGGGARALSVTFRQRLLRRAWRPALVAIPE